One window of Thermacetogenium phaeum DSM 12270 genomic DNA carries:
- a CDS encoding energy-coupling factor transporter transmembrane component T family protein, which yields MNFNRNTASGRTSSLVKGFFPGLTYVDKRSPVHRIHPLVKLVMLFCFSLTVIATPSWAGETILFCLLMIFYALAGLGPVFISRKLRFIFIFGLLIFLVQILAVKEGILLWDIQLGPVHLSAWSKGLLGGLSMMLRFVNIIGSSYLFVATTDPNRLAYALMQAGLPYRFGFMLVTALRFIPVFYLELEQVKNAQMAKGIEMEGLSPRNLLRAVRYLLVPLVISALSKVDVLAISMESRAFGLYPTRTYMHPQDLSGSDRVAIIAVPLIFLLFYLLFAS from the coding sequence GTGAACTTTAACCGTAATACCGCATCCGGTCGGACATCATCTCTGGTCAAGGGGTTTTTCCCGGGGCTGACCTATGTTGATAAGCGCTCCCCGGTGCACCGCATTCACCCCCTGGTCAAACTGGTGATGCTCTTTTGCTTCAGCTTAACCGTTATTGCCACGCCATCCTGGGCGGGGGAAACGATTCTCTTCTGCCTGCTGATGATCTTTTACGCCCTGGCCGGGCTGGGCCCGGTTTTTATTTCTCGCAAGCTGCGCTTTATTTTTATCTTCGGTTTGTTGATCTTCCTCGTTCAGATCCTGGCGGTGAAGGAGGGCATCTTGCTCTGGGATATTCAGCTGGGGCCGGTACACCTTTCGGCCTGGTCGAAGGGGCTTTTAGGTGGCTTGAGTATGATGCTGCGCTTTGTCAATATTATCGGTTCCAGCTATCTTTTCGTGGCGACGACGGATCCCAACAGGCTGGCCTATGCCCTGATGCAGGCCGGACTGCCGTACAGGTTCGGCTTCATGCTCGTAACTGCCCTGCGCTTTATTCCCGTTTTTTATCTGGAACTGGAGCAGGTGAAGAATGCCCAGATGGCCAAGGGGATTGAAATGGAGGGGCTTTCGCCGCGAAATCTCTTAAGGGCGGTCAGGTATCTTCTGGTGCCGCTGGTGATTTCGGCGTTAAGCAAGGTGGACGTTCTTGCCATTTCTATGGAGAGCCGCGCCTTTGGCCTTTATCCCACAAGGACCTACATGCATCCGCAGGATCTGTCCGGAAGCGATAGGGTAGCCATCATTGCAGTTCCCCTTATTTTCCTGCTTTTTTACCTTCTTTTCGCTTCTTAG
- a CDS encoding ABC transporter ATP-binding protein — MGGGHDGSTSPALEGINLKVYPGELLAITGPSGCGKSTLALCLAGFIPHAYGGKMEGVVRIQGRDTRDYPAGGLSGIVGLVQQDPDAQLCTLTVSDEVAFGPENLCIPPEEIRERVHFALQAVGALDLKDRKVHTLSGGEKQRVAIASVLAMTPVLLILDEPTANLDPSCTREVLRTMEKLREEQGISIIVIEHRLERLVPISDRLLLMEKGRIVEESTDRKLHRRYLPAAGWTDSGTDLRQGEPAGLEKKGEKQPLLSVENLQAGYEGREVLKGISFCAYPGETLAIMGDNGSGKTTLLLALLGVLKPGEGRIFLNGKDITGMRVARRARDLGLVFQNPNHQIFENTVFKEAVLPSLFLSKEAPREIEQKVERLLEEFGLRRFRDNNPFALSLGEKKRLTLVSVLAYSPGVLILDEPLVGQDGDRLKLLISALEEHRAQGGVTLMVCHEPAVVVACCQRVLFLSEGKLIVDAPVKEALLRLAELGREEYLPSGYRLTSAGERG; from the coding sequence GTGGGAGGAGGTCACGATGGTTCAACTTCTCCGGCGCTGGAAGGGATCAACCTCAAAGTGTACCCTGGTGAGTTACTGGCGATAACCGGCCCCAGCGGGTGCGGCAAATCGACGCTGGCCCTCTGCCTGGCAGGTTTTATCCCCCACGCCTACGGTGGGAAAATGGAGGGGGTTGTGCGTATCCAGGGCAGAGACACCAGGGACTACCCTGCCGGAGGGCTCTCCGGCATCGTCGGCCTGGTACAGCAGGACCCTGATGCCCAGCTCTGTACCCTGACGGTGAGCGATGAGGTGGCCTTTGGGCCGGAGAATCTGTGCATACCTCCGGAGGAGATACGGGAACGCGTTCACTTTGCCCTGCAGGCCGTGGGAGCGCTGGATTTAAAGGACAGGAAAGTTCACACTCTTTCCGGGGGTGAAAAACAGCGGGTGGCCATTGCCTCCGTGCTGGCGATGACTCCGGTGCTCCTGATCCTGGATGAACCTACGGCCAACCTCGATCCTTCCTGTACCAGGGAGGTGCTCCGGACTATGGAAAAGCTGCGAGAGGAACAGGGAATCTCGATTATCGTGATCGAGCACCGCCTGGAGAGGCTTGTACCCATTTCCGACCGCCTGCTGCTCATGGAGAAGGGGAGGATCGTTGAGGAGAGCACCGACAGGAAGCTTCACAGAAGGTATCTTCCGGCCGCCGGATGGACTGACTCCGGAACCGACTTGCGGCAGGGGGAACCGGCGGGCCTCGAAAAGAAGGGGGAGAAGCAGCCCCTGCTCTCCGTGGAGAATCTTCAAGCCGGTTACGAGGGAAGAGAGGTCCTCAAGGGAATAAGTTTTTGCGCCTATCCGGGGGAAACCCTGGCCATTATGGGGGACAACGGCAGCGGCAAGACCACCCTTTTGCTCGCCCTCCTGGGGGTTCTCAAGCCCGGGGAGGGAAGGATTTTTCTCAACGGAAAAGATATCACCGGGATGCGGGTGGCGCGCCGGGCTCGGGATCTGGGGCTCGTCTTTCAAAACCCCAACCATCAGATTTTTGAGAATACCGTTTTTAAAGAGGCCGTGCTCCCCTCACTTTTTTTGAGCAAAGAGGCGCCTCGGGAAATTGAGCAGAAGGTTGAGCGGCTGCTGGAAGAGTTCGGGCTGCGCAGGTTTCGAGATAATAACCCCTTTGCCTTAAGCCTGGGGGAGAAAAAGAGGCTGACTCTGGTTTCGGTTCTGGCCTACTCCCCCGGGGTCTTAATCCTGGACGAGCCCCTCGTGGGGCAGGACGGCGACCGGCTTAAACTCCTTATCTCCGCTCTGGAGGAGCACCGTGCGCAGGGAGGGGTAACCCTGATGGTTTGCCATGAACCGGCCGTGGTCGTGGCCTGCTGTCAAAGGGTTCTTTTCCTGTCGGAGGGAAAGCTGATCGTCGACGCACCTGTGAAGGAGGCGCTGCTGAGGCTGGCAGAGCTGGGGAGGGAGGAGTACCTGCCCTCCGGGTATCGATTAACTTCAGCGGGTGAAAGAGGGTAA
- a CDS encoding Wadjet anti-phage system protein JetD domain-containing protein: MNYQNVIINLLLDKYEQSRHFRGNARVNRRVALKFDKKNFPLYDIERVDVKEAIHHAALELQQRGLITVEWMKFEVGNIISRVFLNLEMVAEAYALVNRKGKKDILVEARRKLERLREQVTTPWIKDFCREMLQEIEEKKEMPRYLPREEEKFDLLVRALQGIEQKGEDELLERIFSRRYLGGSKEFERKIRSRLITIVKNYLLPGRDMDDEEVLEHIGLLKTSEELSFFGPLVIDLHGQVIDFSPFCYGASMNAEMIRNFEVSRLPVNRVVTIENKAAYLEYIKNTRPERELVVYLAGFYSPLKRLFLEKIYNHLRKHTPQAAYYHWGDLDLGGFQIFVYLKNLIPELQPLHMDVATLRENARFADTFDDKYRKRLEQLLKQEEYAVFFEVINFMLQAGIKLEQEALV; this comes from the coding sequence ATGAACTACCAGAACGTTATCATCAACCTGCTGCTCGATAAATACGAGCAGAGCCGGCACTTCCGGGGCAACGCTCGCGTAAACAGGCGGGTGGCGCTGAAGTTCGATAAGAAGAACTTTCCCCTCTACGACATCGAGAGGGTCGATGTCAAAGAGGCCATCCACCACGCCGCCCTTGAGCTGCAGCAGCGGGGGCTGATCACCGTGGAATGGATGAAGTTCGAGGTGGGCAATATCATCTCCCGGGTGTTTCTGAACCTGGAGATGGTCGCCGAAGCCTATGCCCTCGTCAACCGGAAAGGGAAAAAGGACATTCTGGTAGAAGCACGGCGCAAGCTGGAAAGGCTCAGGGAGCAAGTTACCACACCCTGGATCAAAGATTTTTGTAGAGAGATGCTGCAGGAAATCGAGGAAAAGAAGGAAATGCCCAGATACCTGCCCAGAGAAGAGGAAAAGTTCGACCTCCTGGTGAGGGCGCTGCAAGGGATAGAGCAGAAAGGGGAAGATGAGCTTTTAGAACGGATCTTCAGCCGCCGTTACCTGGGTGGAAGCAAGGAATTTGAAAGAAAGATCCGGAGCCGCCTTATTACCATTGTCAAAAACTATCTGCTCCCAGGCCGGGACATGGATGACGAAGAGGTTCTGGAACACATCGGCCTGCTCAAAACATCGGAGGAACTCTCCTTTTTCGGCCCGCTGGTGATCGATCTGCACGGGCAGGTGATCGATTTTTCCCCCTTCTGTTATGGGGCATCGATGAACGCGGAAATGATCAGAAATTTCGAGGTATCCAGGCTGCCGGTGAACCGGGTGGTCACCATCGAGAACAAGGCGGCATACCTGGAATACATCAAAAACACCCGGCCGGAGCGGGAACTGGTGGTCTACCTGGCCGGTTTCTATAGTCCGCTGAAGCGCCTGTTTTTAGAAAAAATCTATAACCATCTGCGGAAGCATACCCCCCAGGCCGCTTATTACCACTGGGGGGATCTGGACCTGGGCGGTTTTCAGATCTTCGTTTACCTGAAAAACCTCATCCCCGAGCTGCAACCGCTTCACATGGATGTGGCAACATTAAGGGAGAACGCCCGGTTTGCCGACACTTTCGACGATAAATACCGGAAGCGGCTGGAGCAGCTTTTAAAACAGGAGGAATATGCCGTCTTTTTCGAGGTCATCAACTTCATGCTGCAGGCGGGCATCAAACTGGAGCAGGAAGCCCTGGTATAA
- a CDS encoding RNA-guided endonuclease InsQ/TnpB family protein, with protein MYELKLQNLSKRKSEVLRKAFLEAKWLYNWLVSDTERLDTPANKVSAVEVKAGDSYEERELTVLGSQIKQEIADRLKDNLRVLGKLKKNGQKVGALKCKRFVNSIPLKQYGVTYSLNFARNRVRIQKLGKFRVLGLHQIPADAEIANAVLVRKPSGYYLHVTCYLPKDSRTSPNPVGKDIGIDFGVGSKLTLSNGIRMDFEVHETPRLKQLQRKLAGTQKGSRNRERIRFLLRKEYEKLNNRRKDAQNKALAFLKIYRKVVFQDDCVKGWSVLFGRQVYSSGIGGLKSRLRTSLETPVVVERTETTTGECFACGKRRDLSLSDRVIECECGWKCDRDVNAALVILRKGLGLGPEQAVGLDRPELKPPEREAAARILGSNPYIRVSFPR; from the coding sequence GTGTACGAGTTGAAGCTCCAGAACCTTTCCAAAAGGAAATCTGAGGTGCTCAGGAAAGCATTTCTAGAAGCAAAGTGGCTGTACAACTGGCTGGTATCGGACACGGAGCGGCTGGATACTCCCGCCAACAAGGTAAGCGCGGTTGAAGTCAAAGCGGGAGATAGTTATGAGGAGAGGGAGCTGACCGTCCTCGGCTCCCAAATAAAGCAGGAGATAGCAGACCGGCTCAAAGACAACCTCCGGGTGCTCGGGAAACTGAAGAAAAACGGCCAGAAGGTCGGAGCTCTTAAATGTAAAAGGTTCGTCAATTCGATACCGCTCAAGCAGTACGGCGTGACGTACAGCTTAAACTTTGCCCGGAACAGGGTTAGGATTCAGAAGCTGGGGAAGTTCCGCGTGCTGGGTCTGCACCAGATACCTGCTGATGCGGAGATAGCGAACGCCGTGCTGGTGCGAAAGCCTAGCGGCTACTACCTGCACGTGACGTGCTACCTCCCGAAAGACAGTCGTACTTCCCCGAATCCGGTCGGCAAAGACATCGGGATAGACTTTGGCGTCGGCTCGAAGCTGACGTTATCCAACGGGATCAGGATGGACTTTGAAGTTCACGAAACGCCGAGGTTGAAGCAACTCCAGAGGAAGCTGGCCGGAACACAAAAAGGCTCCAGAAACAGAGAAAGGATCCGGTTTCTTCTGAGGAAGGAATACGAAAAGCTGAACAACAGGCGTAAAGATGCTCAAAACAAGGCCCTGGCGTTTCTGAAGATATACCGGAAGGTAGTATTTCAGGACGACTGTGTGAAGGGGTGGTCGGTGCTTTTCGGCAGGCAGGTCTACTCCTCGGGGATAGGCGGACTGAAGTCAAGGTTGAGGACCAGCCTTGAGACGCCTGTCGTTGTGGAGAGAACGGAGACCACCACCGGAGAGTGTTTTGCCTGTGGGAAAAGGCGCGATCTCTCCCTGTCGGACAGGGTAATTGAGTGCGAGTGCGGCTGGAAGTGCGACAGGGACGTGAACGCCGCACTTGTCATTCTGAGAAAGGGGCTTGGCCTGGGTCCTGAACAGGCCGTAGGGCTGGACCGGCCCGAACTCAAGCCTCCGGAGAGGGAGGCCGCTGCGCGGATACTGGGGAGCAACCCCTACATCCGCGTAAGCTTTCCTCGGTGA
- a CDS encoding BUD32 family EKC/KEOPS complex subunit has protein sequence MPESPAAIGYDFSCFSVEKKFISRKNSVFLVKAGGPGATERYLVCKKYSRPERMAGEAEMLRLLKEKGVSVPQIYGTGKDYILTEYLEGTLLLDRYCLLESSGSDGGSPGEPASRLLRDLCRWFKGFYQASREIAGRQLIMGDVNFRNFIVREKIYGIDLEECREGEIEEDVGSLCAYALTYTPSFTLWKMALVREMLWLFAAELGLDQEFLKREVKKELLVLAGRRGALAEMKKLLAGNLLEKSL, from the coding sequence ATGCCGGAGAGCCCCGCAGCGATCGGTTATGATTTCTCGTGTTTTTCAGTAGAGAAAAAGTTTATCAGCAGAAAAAACAGCGTTTTTCTGGTCAAAGCGGGTGGGCCGGGCGCCACGGAGCGATATCTGGTCTGTAAAAAATACTCCCGCCCCGAGAGAATGGCCGGAGAAGCGGAAATGCTCCGCTTGCTGAAGGAAAAAGGGGTTTCCGTTCCTCAAATTTACGGTACGGGCAAGGACTACATTTTAACGGAATACCTGGAAGGGACTTTATTGCTCGACCGCTATTGCCTGCTGGAGAGCAGCGGCTCCGACGGCGGTTCTCCGGGGGAGCCCGCCTCCCGGCTTCTGCGCGACCTGTGCCGCTGGTTTAAGGGTTTTTATCAGGCGTCACGGGAAATCGCCGGAAGGCAGCTGATCATGGGCGACGTCAATTTCAGGAATTTTATCGTCAGGGAAAAAATCTACGGGATCGATCTGGAAGAGTGCCGGGAGGGGGAGATTGAGGAGGATGTCGGAAGCCTCTGCGCCTACGCCCTTACCTATACTCCTTCCTTTACGTTATGGAAGATGGCGCTGGTAAGGGAAATGCTTTGGCTGTTCGCCGCTGAGCTCGGTCTGGATCAAGAATTTTTAAAAAGGGAAGTAAAAAAAGAGCTCCTCGTTCTCGCCGGGAGAAGAGGGGCTCTCGCTGAAATGAAAAAGCTTCTGGCAGGCAACCTGCTGGAAAAAAGTCTTTGA
- a CDS encoding DUF4194 domain-containing protein, with product MWLDEYEQLTHTEKEEFIRIANQLLSRTFIVRDRYSSKDKCLKLNPDYRFIERHLELFRQYLRLSGWELQKDNNYGVIALYNRFDLNRARLDKRTTLILYVLRLIYEEKREKLSLKREITTSVGEVVEKMINLGLIDKKPPNRDLLNAFGALSRYQIIERLESDVTQPETGIIIYPSILFVVTNEKISEIYELAGADANDEEENTEEILPEAEE from the coding sequence ATGTGGCTTGATGAATACGAGCAGCTGACCCATACCGAAAAGGAAGAGTTCATTCGAATAGCGAATCAACTGCTGAGCAGGACGTTTATCGTCAGGGACCGGTACAGCAGCAAAGATAAGTGCCTCAAATTGAACCCGGACTACCGCTTCATAGAAAGACACCTGGAACTCTTCCGGCAATACCTGCGCCTCTCCGGGTGGGAGTTGCAAAAGGACAACAACTATGGGGTGATCGCCCTTTACAACCGCTTTGACCTGAACAGGGCGCGCTTGGATAAAAGAACCACCCTCATCCTCTACGTCTTGAGGCTCATCTATGAAGAGAAGCGGGAGAAGCTGTCTTTAAAGCGGGAGATTACCACCTCGGTAGGAGAGGTCGTCGAAAAGATGATCAACCTCGGTCTGATCGACAAAAAACCGCCCAACAGGGATCTGCTCAACGCCTTTGGGGCATTGAGCAGGTATCAGATTATCGAACGCCTGGAAAGCGATGTCACCCAACCGGAGACGGGAATCATCATCTACCCTTCCATCCTGTTCGTGGTCACCAACGAAAAAATCAGCGAAATCTACGAGCTGGCAGGGGCAGATGCAAATGATGAAGAGGAGAACACGGAAGAAATACTTCCGGAGGCGGAGGAATAA
- a CDS encoding ATP-binding protein, producing MKLLQKLLLINWHYIERELIEFSGINFLTGKNASGKSTIIDALQLLFLGDTSGNFFNKAANDYSQRTLKGYLRGEVADDGGTGFIYLRDGVFSSYIVAEFFDTIKKKSFCFGVVFDVYGEDNPTHKFFLLEAPLPEHQFILNNTPMDYHTLRNHLNSTGKIKYQFFDSNRSYRESFLGKMGGLNNKFFTLFKKAVPFSPIMDIEKFICEFVCDVSNRIDISDMQANIRHYKQLELEAGFVKERIERLTVISAKYQDYLIEKERLLQQSYLMDRAQLQESVDRIDALREAIRQNNEKMVSLAAQLEKKEQEIKKLDEKRDRLLKEKFESDLYKKTESLKKQLDDLTAQLKQLDGVRQRLAELITRTGNTWKRALKDYAKHIAPEKAHAYASLQREAAYLSGIKPDGLICPETQGELDAERLQEIRSRMKAFRNEVDALYFDTRSRLEAARNRAAELASEIANLKKGIKPYDAKLLELRREIKNQLQQQYGREVPVEIFCELIEVRDKRWQDALEGYLHTQKFYLLVPPEYFVAALKVYDRLKFERQFYDIGLVDIGKLQELNPKVKQGSLAEEVVTDNPYARVFADYLLGRVIKCERVEDLRQYRTAITPTGMLYHNFTARQINPDRWKVPYIGKQAVKKQIEIKEQELAGLNQEIRKGEFRFEVLEGLKEIDPLGDDTIAHITGSLQQLRTYQDLVGERRQVQEALERIDLSYLEKLDREIEEVEKRRTAVEEQREQLKRENNKLEYENNAIREEKIPAEESRRADCKQRIDEKYDAGWIRETGEPRFLKEMEKRGSPRKIIEAFHSQLERTKNQAERKWQELVRARSDYNRDYKMSYDINLPENTPFDEELTELRDTHLAEYEAKIKDAREKAQKQFQEDFISKLKQNIDTVRGQIEELNDALKNVAFGRESYRFEIKPNPNYKRFYDMITDSMLLEGYNLFSQAFQAKHRDAIDELFKQIVDVGEGDLSADQRAELERNIEKFTDYRTYLQFDLISKDESGRESRLSKTITKKSGGETQTPFYISVLASFVRVYRLQQRYRNKNNTLRLIVFDEAFNKMDHQRIQESIKLLRSFGLQAVICAPTEKIGDIAPLVDRTLCVTRLNNITVVRAFDPRKLEDEDELPERYHQPAAR from the coding sequence ATGAAGCTGCTGCAAAAACTGCTTCTCATCAACTGGCACTACATCGAGCGGGAACTGATCGAGTTCTCCGGCATCAACTTTTTAACGGGGAAAAACGCCTCAGGGAAGTCCACCATCATCGATGCCCTCCAGCTGCTGTTCTTGGGGGACACCAGCGGAAACTTCTTTAACAAAGCGGCGAACGACTACTCCCAGCGAACCCTGAAAGGCTATCTGCGGGGAGAAGTGGCCGATGATGGAGGGACGGGGTTTATCTACCTGAGAGACGGAGTCTTTTCCAGCTACATTGTGGCGGAATTCTTCGACACCATCAAAAAAAAGAGCTTCTGCTTCGGTGTGGTTTTTGATGTCTACGGAGAGGACAACCCCACTCACAAGTTCTTCCTCCTGGAGGCTCCGCTTCCCGAGCACCAGTTCATCCTCAACAACACCCCAATGGACTACCATACACTGAGGAATCACCTCAACAGCACCGGAAAGATCAAATACCAGTTTTTCGACAGCAACAGGAGCTACAGGGAGTCCTTTCTAGGGAAGATGGGTGGCCTGAACAACAAATTCTTCACCCTTTTCAAGAAAGCCGTTCCCTTTTCCCCGATTATGGACATCGAAAAGTTTATCTGTGAATTCGTCTGTGATGTCAGCAACAGAATCGATATTTCCGACATGCAGGCCAACATCCGCCATTATAAACAGTTGGAACTAGAAGCGGGGTTCGTCAAGGAACGGATCGAGCGCCTGACCGTTATCTCAGCGAAGTACCAGGACTACCTTATTGAAAAGGAACGCCTGCTGCAGCAGTCCTATCTCATGGACAGGGCACAGCTGCAGGAGTCGGTCGACAGGATCGACGCCCTGCGGGAAGCAATCAGGCAAAATAACGAAAAAATGGTCAGCCTTGCCGCCCAACTAGAGAAAAAGGAACAGGAAATAAAAAAGCTGGACGAAAAAAGGGATCGCCTTCTCAAGGAAAAATTCGAGTCCGACCTGTACAAGAAAACAGAAAGCCTGAAAAAACAGCTGGACGACCTGACCGCGCAGCTGAAACAGCTCGACGGGGTCCGCCAGCGGCTGGCCGAGCTGATAACACGTACAGGCAATACCTGGAAAAGGGCGCTCAAGGATTACGCCAAACATATCGCCCCGGAGAAGGCCCATGCCTATGCCTCATTGCAAAGGGAAGCGGCGTATCTGTCCGGCATCAAACCGGACGGCCTGATTTGTCCGGAAACTCAAGGAGAACTTGATGCCGAGCGGTTGCAGGAGATCAGATCCCGGATGAAGGCCTTCCGCAATGAGGTCGATGCCCTCTACTTTGACACCAGATCACGGCTGGAAGCCGCCAGAAATCGGGCGGCAGAACTGGCAAGTGAAATCGCCAATTTAAAAAAGGGCATCAAACCCTATGACGCGAAACTCCTGGAGCTGCGCCGGGAAATCAAAAATCAACTGCAACAACAGTACGGTCGAGAGGTGCCGGTGGAGATCTTCTGCGAGCTGATCGAGGTTCGCGACAAAAGGTGGCAGGACGCCCTGGAGGGCTACCTGCACACCCAAAAATTCTACCTGCTGGTACCGCCGGAGTATTTCGTCGCCGCTTTGAAGGTCTACGACCGGCTGAAATTCGAGCGCCAGTTTTACGATATCGGCCTCGTGGACATAGGAAAGCTGCAGGAATTGAACCCCAAGGTGAAGCAGGGCAGCCTCGCCGAAGAGGTGGTTACAGACAATCCATACGCAAGGGTTTTCGCCGACTACCTGTTGGGCCGGGTGATAAAATGCGAGCGGGTGGAGGACCTGCGCCAATACCGGACGGCCATCACCCCCACCGGCATGCTCTACCATAACTTTACAGCCAGACAGATCAACCCCGACCGGTGGAAGGTCCCCTACATCGGGAAACAGGCGGTGAAAAAACAGATCGAAATCAAGGAACAGGAGCTGGCCGGGCTCAACCAGGAGATAAGAAAAGGCGAGTTTAGGTTCGAGGTGCTGGAAGGGCTGAAAGAGATAGATCCCCTTGGAGATGATACCATCGCCCACATCACCGGCAGCCTGCAGCAGCTGAGAACCTACCAGGACCTGGTCGGGGAACGCCGGCAGGTGCAGGAGGCTCTGGAAAGGATCGACCTCAGCTATCTGGAGAAACTGGACCGGGAAATTGAAGAGGTAGAAAAACGAAGAACAGCTGTTGAAGAGCAGCGGGAGCAGTTGAAAAGGGAGAATAACAAGCTGGAGTACGAAAACAACGCCATCAGAGAAGAAAAAATCCCCGCGGAAGAGTCCCGGCGGGCCGACTGCAAGCAGAGGATCGACGAAAAATACGACGCCGGGTGGATCCGGGAAACCGGTGAGCCGCGCTTCCTGAAGGAAATGGAAAAGAGAGGCTCCCCCCGCAAGATCATAGAGGCCTTTCATTCCCAGCTGGAGAGAACCAAAAACCAGGCGGAAAGGAAATGGCAGGAGCTGGTCAGGGCGCGCTCCGATTACAACCGGGACTACAAGATGTCCTACGACATCAACCTTCCGGAGAACACCCCCTTTGACGAGGAACTGACGGAACTAAGGGATACCCACCTGGCCGAGTACGAAGCCAAGATCAAGGACGCCAGGGAAAAGGCCCAAAAACAGTTCCAGGAGGACTTCATCAGCAAACTGAAACAGAATATCGATACGGTCAGGGGGCAGATCGAAGAACTCAATGACGCCCTGAAAAACGTTGCCTTCGGCAGGGAGAGCTACCGTTTCGAGATCAAGCCGAACCCCAACTACAAAAGGTTCTACGACATGATCACCGACAGCATGCTCCTTGAGGGGTACAACCTCTTTTCTCAGGCCTTCCAGGCAAAACACAGAGACGCCATCGACGAACTGTTCAAACAGATCGTGGATGTGGGTGAAGGGGATCTCAGCGCCGATCAGAGGGCGGAACTGGAAAGGAACATCGAGAAGTTCACGGATTACCGCACCTACCTGCAGTTCGATCTGATTTCGAAAGATGAATCGGGGCGGGAGTCCCGCCTTTCCAAAACCATCACCAAGAAATCCGGAGGGGAGACCCAGACGCCCTTCTACATCTCGGTGCTGGCCTCCTTCGTCCGGGTTTACCGGCTCCAGCAGCGCTACAGAAACAAAAACAATACATTGAGACTGATCGTTTTTGACGAGGCCTTCAACAAGATGGACCACCAGCGCATCCAGGAAAGCATCAAACTGCTGCGCAGCTTCGGCCTGCAGGCGGTGATCTGCGCCCCCACAGAAAAGATCGGTGACATCGCCCCTCTGGTGGACCGGACGCTCTGCGTCACCAGGCTGAATAATATCACCGTGGTCCGCGCCTTCGACCCCAGAAAACTGGAGGATGAAGATGAACTACCAGAACGTTATCATCAACCTGCTGCTCGATAA